GTGCAtgatgcgcgacgaggacatGATCGACGTGCAGGTCACCGATCCTGCCGTGTGGGagcgcgagagcgacgcCGAGTTCTACGAAGCGATCCGCCAAGAGCACCAGGAGCGCATCTCGAACGAGACGCCCAAGAGCCCGgcgggcctgcgcctgaCACGTGTGCATGTGAAGAAGGTCGCGATGGGCGACACGCTCTCCGCGTCGAACCTCAAGGAGCacacggcggcgctgcgcatgtcgagctcgcagcgcgcgcgcgtcatCCACCTATTTGTGGCCGACCAGCGGCGATTGCTGGGCTTTgaggacgagccgccgctgcctgCGCCACCCGCgccggcatcggcggctgcgcctgcgcctgcgcccgcgcctGCAATTCCCGTGCCCCTGCCCAtgaccgcgccgacgagcactTCACCTcggtcgccgccggtctcgccgcggcgtgcgccgcccgtcgCGTCGTCGCAAAGCATGGCGGGTCCGTGGGGCGTCCCTGGCCTCGCGTCGGCTGTGCCGAACGTACCGAGCATggtgccgacggcgaccaATGTCCTGAGCGTCGTGCCCGGTGCGCCCGGCCTCCCGTCTGGCGTCTCGCCGGGTCTGCCGCCGACCGTCTCGCCTGCGCGCCCGATGGtgacgagcacgccgccgcggcgtatGGACTATgggccgacgacgccgcagAGCGACCTGCGCCCCCCCGAGCGCCCCtttgcgcgcggcacgcgtaCCGGCTCGCCCGGCACGCATAGTGCTGCTGGCTACACGTCGCAGGCGTCGCAGATCGACAGCGACTCGTCGATGGTCGACAtgcacctcggcctcgacagcgggcgccgcgacgtgtCCGGCCggctcgatgcgccgatGCAGGACACGCCCGAGAGCGCGCCAGTCGCTGCGTTCGAGAGCGAATCTGACCACGACGAGGGTCGGTACGACGACAAGCACCGGCGGCAGTCCTTTAAAGGCTTCTTCCGCAAGATGGTCACGGgcaagccgccgccccTTCCTGTGTCTCCGAACCAGGATGTGCGCCGGCACCGCAAGACGCGGTCGTCGGTCACCGATGTGACCGAGTCGCCCGACACCTCCTGGGCGGAAAACGACGAAGGGCAACGCCCGCACTTTTGGCGCAAACTCGGCAAGTCGCCCAAGTCTGCGGCGTCGCATACACGCCGCTTCCCCTCGTCGCAGATGCCGCCGCTCCCGacggacgccgaggccgtctcgcgcgcgcgcgagcggtCCACTAGCGCATatgcgcggccgcagcgccctCAATACGAGCCGCCCCCGCCCGGCTCCAACTGGCTGCTGGACAGCATGCGCGATGGATAGCTCTGTAGGATTAGACCTCCACCTCCACCAtgacggcgcggccggaCGCAgcacaggcgcagctcgcgacgctgctgcgctaCCCTTTGCGTGCGGAAGCGCCGATCCAGAATGTCGAGCAGTACGTATCGTGTCTTATCCAGTGCGAAATCATTTCTCGAGAACGAGTGCCGCGTGCTGGTGATCGGCGCAGGTGGCCTGGGATGCGAGATCCTGGCGAACCTCGCCTTGTCGGGCTTCCGCCACATTGACGTGATTGATATGGACACGATCGATGTGTCAAACCTCAATCGCCAGTTCCTGTTCCGGtacgtcgacctgctcaCACAGCGAATCGGACATTGGCGCGCCGAAAGCGaccaccgccgcggcgtttgtcgagcgccgcgtgccgggcgtgcgcatcaCGCCGTACGTCGGGCGCATCCAGGACAAGGACGAGGCGTACTACATGCAGTTCCACCTGATTATCTGCGGCCTGGACTCGGTcgaggcacgccgctggATCAATGCGATGCTCGTCAACATGGTCGACGAATCGCATCCCGAGTCGCTCAAGCCGCTCATTGACGGCGGCACGGAGGGGCTGAAAGGCCAGGCGCGTGTAATCCTGCCGACGATCACGAGCTGCTACGAATGCAGCCTCGACATGCTGCCGAAACGCACCACGTTCCCGATCTGCACCATCGCCAACACGCCCCGCCTGCCGGAGCACTGCATCGAGTGGGCGAGCGTCTTGGAGTGGCCGCGCGTGCACCCCGGAAAAAAGCTCGATACGGACAACCCCGACGACATCCAGTGGGtgctcgacacggcgctcacacgcgccgcgtccttcCATATCGACGGCATCACCTGGTCGCTTACGCAAGGCGTGATCAAAAACATCATTCCTGCCATTGCCAGTACGAATGCGGTGATTGCAGCGGCATGCACGCAAGAGGCGTTCAAGATCGCAACCTCATCGGCGCCGTACCTCAACAATTATATGATGTACGCCGGCAACGAGGGCGCGTATACCTATACATTCGACTacgagaagcgcgacgactGCCCGGTGTGCGGTGGCGAGAGCCGCACGCTCACcgtccagcgcaccgcaccCCTCGCACAGGTCCTCGAGAtgctccaggagctgcCCGACATTCAGTGCAAGCGCCCGTCGATCGCATCCAGCAGCGGGCCCCTCTACTTCCGAACGCCGGCCGCACTCGAGCAGGCGACCAGTGTGAATCTCGTGCGCAGCCTGCCCGAACTCGGCGTGGaggacggcgaggtgctcacCGTGACGGATCCCCACCTGCCATTTGTCCTGAGCGTAGGAATTTCGTATGCATAGCCTCCACAAACGCTCAAATGGCCTTTTTTCTTCCAGTACGATGCAGGACGGCGCAGGGGCCACGGCGCCTTCGGGCGCTCAGTCGGCGGTGCTCATGCGCTCGGAGCCGGTTCCTGAAGGGACGACACAGGTCAGCGGCCCAGACTTTGATGCGCAGCACCCGAACGACCTCGCTGCATTGCTCGACAGCATGGCAGCGATCGGCTTCCAAGGCACGTCGGTGCACGAAGCGGTGCGCATCATTGAACAGATGGTAGGTCGCGCTACTAATGCAGCGTACGTGGCGCCTCGAGAACGACCCAAAGTACAAcaaggacgacgacgagaacgcgtcgctgcccCGCGACGATCCCCAGCACGCGTCACAGACCAAGTGCACCATCTTTCTGGGCTACACGTCGAACCTCATTTCGTCGGGTCTACGCGAGGTGATCCACTTTCTCGTCAAGCACAAGTACGTCTCGGCGATTGTGACAacggcgggcggcgtcgaggaaGACTTTATCAAGTGCCTCGGCTCGACCTACCTCGGCGCCTTTCACCtggacggcgcgacgctccgcAAGCAGGGCCTGAACCGCATCGGCAACCTGATCGTGCCGAACGACAACTACTGCAAGTTTGAGGACTGGGTCATGCCGATCCTCGACAAAATGCGCGCGGAGCAGGacacggcgccgcccgagtcggacggcgagcgcttTGTCTGGACGCCGAGCCGCATcattgcgcgcctcggccacgaAATCaacgacgagcgcagcgtgtACTACTGGGCGGCCAAGAACGACATTCCCGTCTTTTGCCCTGCGCTCACCGacggctcgctcggcgacatGATCTATTTCCACTCGTACAAAAACCCCGGCCTGACGGTCGATCTCGTGCGTGATATCCGTCGCCTGAACGACATGAGCGTCAAGGCGAAAAAGGCAGGCATCATAATCCTCGGTGGCGGCGTGTGCAAGCACCAGATCGCCAACGCGATGCTCTTCCGCAACGGCGCCGACTACGCCGTGTACATCAACACCGGTCAGGAGTTTGACGGTTCGGAtagcggcgcgcggcccgacgaggcgatcaGCTGGGGAAAGATCAAGAGCCATGCCAATGGCGGTGACGCGGTCAAGGTATACTGCGACGCGACCATCATCTTCCCGTTGATCGTCGCCGCGACCTTTGCAAAGGCGCACTGGCAGTCATAGTACACACCTCCATACAACCACCATGCccccgacgcggcggccctgggcgcggctcgcggccgtgctcgtcgcaCTGCTCGCCGtagcgctcggcgctctGGTAGGTCGTGTTGCTGACCCAGCCGTACCTCGTGCCCGAGCTGTTTGTGGACAAGGGCCAAATTGACGCGCTCACGCGGTTCTTTgcgccgaccgacgcggcgaacgcgaccgccgcgccgacgcgctcgcagcgcgctgcggcgcatacAAACAACTGGGCGGTGCTGGTGTGTACCAGCAAGTTTTGGTTTAATTACCGCGTACGTCGCTTGGCTTACGCAGCATATGGCAAATACCTTGGGCATGTACCGCACCGTCAAGCGGCTCGGTGTGCCAGACAGCCACATTATTCTGATGcttgccgacgacgcggcgtgcaaTGCACGGAATCCATACCCCGGCGCTGTGTGGCCTGCCTCGAGCAAGGACCTGGATCTGTACGGTGACGATGTCGAGGTCGACTACCGCGGCTACGAAGTGACCGTGCCCAACTTTTTGCGCCTGCTCACCGGCCGTGTGCCcgcgcacacgccgcgctccaagCGGCTCGAGTCGGACGAGCACTCGAACGTGTTCCTCTACATGACTGGGCACGGCGGCAAGGAGTTTCTCAAGTTTCAAGACTCGGAGGAGATTAGCGCGCACGATCTAGGTACGTCTTGTATCTCACGCAGCCGATGCCGTGGAGCAAATGTGGGAAAAGCGGCGGTACCACGAGCTGCTCTTTATGATCGATACGTGTCAGGCGAGCTCGATGCTGCAGCCGTTCTACAGCCCCAATGTCCTGGCGGTCGGCAGCAGCCAGACGGGCCAGAACTCGTACTCGGTACGTGGTGTTACTTATGCAGTACAATGTCGAcagcggcgtcggcgtgcccTTGATTGACCGGTACACGCGTGCGGTGCTTGAATTTATGGAGCATGTGGACCGCACGAGCAACAAGACGCTCCAGGACCTCTTTGACAGCGTGGACCCTGCCGCGATCCACTCGGACcccgacgtgcgcaaggaCCTCTTTGCGCGCGCGATGGACCAGGTGCGCGTGACGGATTTCTTTGGCTCggtcgcgcaggtcgagctGACGTAGATGCATGCATAAATAGGTGATCACTACGGGAATCGGCGCCGGAGCGCAGCAACAGCCACCTACTTGAACTCTTCTGCGGAGCCGGTCTGGGTGAGTACGCGTGGAGACCTACCATGATCAAACCGACTAGTGTTAGTTACAACGAGTCACGTACCGATCAGACCAAAGAGACCCAGAATACTGCTAAAGACCTCGACCACGAGGATCTTGACAAAGAGCTGCGGGTCCGCAGCATCCGCGACCGCGGCGTTAGCGCCGGTAATGCCCACCGACACACCGCACACTAGGTTGCACAGGCCGACGGTGAGGCCGCCCCAGAAGAGCGTGTAGCCGGTCATGTAGTTCTGCGGCGACCACAAGCCGTCGTATCCGTTTTCCAAACGTCCCGAGATCTTGGACGAGAAGACGATCGCCATAATCACACCGTAGATCGCGACGACCTCGCAAAAGATAATGCTAATCAGGTTCTTGGTCGTGAtgcgcggcatgcgcaCACCCGCACCCAGGATCGAGGTACCCGTAATGAATATACCCCATCCCGCACCGACGACACTCAGGCCGATGCAGAACGCAATGCCCATGTTCGCCCACACATAGGGGCTGACGCTTTCCAAGAATCCGCCGACATCAAACTGGTTGCCGGAACCTGGCGTGAGCTCAGACAAGACCTACCAGTAAGCACAAGGTAGCCTGCGCCGTACACAAGCACCGCCGCCAGGGCACCGAGTGTGGTATACGCAACCGCACCCATCCTGTTCGTCGCACAGTGCaagccgaggcggcgcggcggccgcggcccgCGGTGCTGACTAAACACCCACGCCGGGGCCACACTGGGAGCAGCAATTAGCGGGAACGTCTATGTACGTCTACGAGTCCGACGTCAAACCAAACAGTACGGAAAGGCACACGTTCGTAAATTCGTCGTGTTGGTGGAAGTAAGAGTCCAGCAGGAACTGCATCTCGGACCGCGACTGATCCACGTGGCTGGGTCGGTGCGCATGAAATAGGGAGAGCGTAGGGGGCGAGCCGTCCATGTGTTGGCGGTTGTCCAGGTGTGTCCGCCAGAGGCCAGCGCGGTCTGCTTCAAAGATATCTGCGACAGCAGGCAGCTCGACCGCCATCACGTTGCGccagtcgctcgacgcccaCGGCGTTgtgccgcgcgtcgtcgcagGGAAGGGCGACAGGCCGAGGGTCGCGATCCCGACCGAGTCCGACGGGCTGCTGCTTTCCTCGGTCGCATTCAGAATGTAGCGCAAGAGGACCAGGAGCGAGTAGGATGCAAGCACCGTGCGACGCAGCGACTCACACAGTCCCCACCAGACAAAGTCGCTGATCTCGCTGGACTGGGTACTGGGACCCGGCACCTCGGGCGTGGCGCGCTTTTGCAGGTCGTTCACGAGCGAGGCAGCGAGATGCGTGAGGGactggagcgcgtcgatggCATTCGGAagcagcgtcgcgtccCATACGCGGTGCGTcagcgtgcagcgcgcctggccgtcggcactctgggcgtcgagcgcgtcgccaaaGGCGCCGACCACGACGTAGAGCCAGATGGCTTGCAGGAGCGCCATGATCTCCATGGCCCCCTCAAAGGATCGGGCGTGGTCCAGGTACgtctgctgctcgacgcttTTCGAGACGGGCACCTCGGTTTCAAAGCAGGGGCCGAGTTTAGTCGTGAGATCGCGCGCGCTGTGGAtatggcgctcgagctcggtcgCGACCTGCGTCCAGGCCCATCGCTCGCTGgtcggcaggcgcagcgtcagGGCAGAgagcgcgcagcgcgcgacAGAAAGCGGCTCGGGAAGGGTATTACGTTGTGTCACTAGCAAATGACGGTGCAAAAAGGGTGGTTGTGGCGCATTGGGCTCGGCCAAGCACAAAAAGGTGCAGTAGGTCACAAAGCGCGAGATGGCCGACATGGCAAGTGTCGTCCGGAAATCGTTTTCGCGCAACAGGCCATGAGGGGGGGATGTCGTGAGCATGTAGCGGTGGAagcgctcctgcgcgccTTTGTCCCGCGACCACCAGTCCACGGAGCTGATCAGCACCGGCGAGACGGGCGTTAGcgagtccgagtcggacgtgctcttgctcggcgccgagatgCCTTCGTCCGACTGCGAGAGCACCTGGGGCCGCGGGCCTTTGAGCGAGTAGCGCTCGTtgtggcgcgccgagtgcgccgtcggcgtctTGCCGACGTCCATCGCCGACATGAGACCGCTCCAGCCGGTGCACGCTCCGAGTTCGTACAGGGGCGACGGCACGACGGGATCGTCCAGCCACGCCGAGAGGTCCATGTGCCCCAGCACCATCGCCGAGTGGCTCGGCGAAAAGGTGGCGACGTTCGAGAggcggctcggcgtgtGGGGAATCGAGAGCTGCAAGTTGCCCGGCGCAAGGCCGCCGGTGCTGAGGCGCGCCAGGTCTGACGGCCgccggggcggcggcggcatatcgcggcgcagcgacggcgcgagcgcatccacCGAGAGTGCGGGCACACTGGGCGGAGGGGGCATCCCGACGTTTTCTGCGCCCCCTTCTGTCTtgaccggcggcgcgtctggcggcgcggtcgggCGGCCGAGCATGTCGACGAGCCCCCCCGAGAGCTGTGGCATGCTGCTCTGTCCCTGAAAGAGGGCGTGGCCGTTACTCGGCCCCGGAATCTGAATCGAGGGCACGGCCGTGTCCTGCACAGGCCACTCGGTGTTGGACACTGGCGGAACGCCAAACGGATAGACATTGTCCTCGTTCGACGACACGGAGCTgaacgagcggcgcggctcTGCGTTTTCCCAGCGCATGCCGGTAAAGTGCGAGTCGAGTGAGTCGATCGTGTTGTTGCTGTCGCTGtccggctcgtcgcccgaCAGGTCAGTCGTGGGCACCGTGTTCAtcggcacggccggctCGGGCATGTGTAGGTTAGggagcgacgcgtgccACTGCATGGACGTGCTCTCCCTGCGCGGATATaccggcggcgacgtgctcgagagATAGGGCGATCCGCGCACGCTCTGTGCGTCGGTCCACTGCGACTGCCCCATGAGACCTGAttcgcgcgccttgcgcacgtTGGGATTGCCAGTGTGCGGGGCATAAACACAATGGATATTTCTCTTGCGACAGCGCTCGCacgccggcacgccgaggtcgcACCGCGCCTTGCTTTTCGCGCACGCGTAGCAGCTTTTTTGGCGGTCCACGGTGGGGTTCGCCAGCGCACGGGCCTCGCGGCTCTGGTGGCGGCGCAATAGGTCCTCTGCCATGAGCTACAATACATACCACGCGAGAACGATTTGCCGCAGCGTCCGCAAACAAAGCTGCGAAAacgccccgccgccgacggaCGCGGTGGGGCTTGCGAAGGGTCACTCATCGAAATGTGACCTGGCGGCTGTCCAACACCACCGGGGAAATCGCCCATAAACTTGGTTCAAGGTAAAATTTAGCTTTGCGAAGGATGCGGTACGGGAAGAAACACAGACCGGAGTTGCATGTCCTGGAACAAGGCTAATAAAGCGCCGGCAGCATGGGAGACTGCTGCACGAGCCCTGGTCGCCGCAACTCCATTGTCTCGGCCGAAtatgcagcgcgcggcgcgttcGCCCACGATGCCGGCTGCTTGGGTGACGCTCGTGAGCGACGTAGGTTCGTAGGCTAATGCAGGATGGCTATCGCTTTGTGATTGATCGGCGGTGGGCCGAGCTGAGTGGCACGATCAAGACGATGCTTTCGATGGACTCGGGAGGTACGCTTCTTTGCTCACGCAGGATTCTCCGAGGCAGAAAGCGGCGAGTGCCGGCTGCAGATCCGCGGCCAGGTGCTCGAAAAGGTGGTCGAGTACCTGCAGTGGCACGCGCGCAACACGGACCGCACCGAGTTTAATATCAAGGACTTTGAGCGGAAAATTCCCCCAGAGCTAGCGCTCGAACTGTACGTCGCTCTACTCACCCAGCCTGATGGCCGCCGACTTTCTCGAGGGTGCGTAGCGGCGCTAATCCAGTCTAGCTAGTGTACATATACTACAAAggcgcgacgtacggccGCTCACCTTGATACGGGCTCTCGGTCCGGGAGTCATTCACCACACCAAACGGACGACGCTGGGGGGTAAATTGCGCACGGTGCACCGgggatgcggcgcacagaGGGTCTGTTTTTTTctctgcgccggcgcacagAGGATTTtcgctcggctcgggcagcgcggAGTAGGGCTTGCGCGAGGGCGTGGTGGAGAGCACGGGTGGGCTCAGA
This window of the Malassezia japonica chromosome 4, complete sequence genome carries:
- the uba3 gene encoding E1 ubiquitin-activating enzyme (EggNog:ENOG503NU43; COG:O), yielding MTARPDAAQAQLATLLRYPLRAEAPIQNVEHAKSFLENECRVLVIGAGGLGCEILANLALSGFRHIDVIDMDTIDVSNLNRQFLFRESDIGAPKATTAAAFVERRVPGVRITPYVGRIQDKDEAYYMQFHLIICGLDSVEARRWINAMLVNMVDESHPESLKPLIDGGTEGLKGQARVILPTITSCYECSLDMLPKRTTFPICTIANTPRLPEHCIEWASVLEWPRVHPGKKLDTDNPDDIQWVLDTALTRAASFHIDGITWSLTQGVIKNIIPAIASTNAVIAAACTQEAFKIATSSAPYLNNYMMYAGNEGAYTYTFDYEKRDDCPVCGGESRTLTVQRTAPLAQVLEMLQELPDIQCKRPSIASSSGPLYFRTPAALEQATSVNLVRSLPELGVEDGEVLTVTDPHLPFVLSVGISYA
- the DYS1 gene encoding deoxyhypusine synthase (EggNog:ENOG503NTXI; COG:O; BUSCO:EOG09263H5H), whose amino-acid sequence is MQDGAGATAPSGAQSAVLMRSEPVPEGTTQVSGPDFDAQHPNDLAALLDSMAAIGFQGTSVHEAVRIIEQMRTWRLENDPKYNKDDDENASLPRDDPQHASQTKCTIFLGYTSNLISSGLREVIHFLVKHKYVSAIVTTAGGVEEDFIKCLGSTYLGAFHLDGATLRKQGLNRIGNLIVPNDNYCKFEDWVMPILDKMRAEQDTAPPESDGERFVWTPSRIIARLGHEINDERSVYYWAAKNDIPVFCPALTDGSLGDMIYFHSYKNPGLTVDLVRDIRRLNDMSVKAKKAGIIILGGGVCKHQIANAMLFRNGADYAVYINTGQEFDGSDSGARPDEAISWGKIKSHANGGDAVKVYCDATIIFPLIVAATFAKAHWQS
- the GPI8 gene encoding glycosylphosphatidylinositol anchor biosynthesis (SECRETED:SignalP(1-24); BUSCO:EOG09262M0W; COG:O; MEROPS:MER0002477; EggNog:ENOG503NTZT) yields the protein MPPTRRPWARLAAVLVALLAVALGALPYLVPELFVDKGQIDALTRFFAPTDAANATAAPTRSQRAAAHTNNWAVLVCTSKFWFNYRHMANTLGMYRTVKRLGVPDSHIILMLADDAACNARNPYPGAVWPASSKDLDLYGDDVEVDYRGYEVTVPNFLRLLTGRVPAHTPRSKRLESDEHSNVFLYMTGHGGKEFLKFQDSEEISAHDLADAVEQMWEKRRYHELLFMIDTCQASSMLQPFYSPNVLAVGSSQTGQNSYSYNVDSGVGVPLIDRYTRAVLEFMEHVDRTSNKTLQDLFDSVDPAAIHSDPDVRKDLFARAMDQVRVTDFFGSVAQVELT
- the VMA16 gene encoding H(+)-transporting V0 sector ATPase subunit c'' (EggNog:ENOG503NWGS; TransMembrane:4 (n3-14c19/20o43-67i88-108o135-158i170-195o); COG:P; BUSCO:EOG09265G5C), which gives rise to MGAVAYTTLGALAAVLVYGAGYLVLTGSGNQFDVGGFLESVSPYVWANMGIAFCIGLSVVGAGWGIFITGTSILGAGVRMPRITTKNLISIIFCEVVAIYGVIMAIVFSSKISGRLENGYDGLWSPQNYMTGYTLFWGGLTVGLCNLVCGVSVGITGANAAVADAADPQLFVKILVVEVFSSILGLFGLIVGLIMTGSAEEFK
- a CDS encoding uncharacterized protein (COG:S; EggNog:ENOG503PKZA) yields the protein MAEDLLRRHQSREARALANPTVDRQKSCYACAKSKARCDLGVPACERCRKRNIHCVYAPHTGNPNVRKARESGLMGQSQWTDAQSVRGSPYLSSTSPPVYPRRESTSMQWHASLPNLHMPEPAVPMNTVPTTDLSGDEPDSDSNNTIDSLDSHFTGMRWENAEPRRSFSSVSSNEDNVYPFGVPPVSNTEWPVQDTAVPSIQIPGPSNGHALFQGQSSMPQLSGGLVDMLGRPTAPPDAPPVKTEGGAENVGMPPPPSVPALSVDALAPSLRRDMPPPPRRPSDLARLSTGGLAPGNLQLSIPHTPSRLSNVATFSPSHSAMVLGHMDLSAWLDDPVVPSPLYELGACTGWSGLMSAMDVGKTPTAHSARHNERYSLKGPRPQVLSQSDEGISAPSKSTSDSDSLTPVSPVLISSVDWWSRDKGAQERFHRYMLTTSPPHGLLRENDFRTTLAMSAISRFVTYCTFLCLAEPNAPQPPFLHRHLLVTQRNTLPEPLSVARCALSALTLRLPTSERWAWTQVATELERHIHSARDLTTKLGPCFETEVPVSKSVEQQTYLDHARSFEGAMEIMALLQAIWLYVVVGAFGDALDAQSADGQARCTLTHRVWDATLLPNAIDALQSLTHLAASLVNDLQKRATPEVPGPSTQSSEISDFVWWGLCESLRRTVLASYSLLVLLRYILNATEESSSPSDSVGIATLGLSPFPATTRGTTPWASSDWRNVMAVELPAVADIFEADRAGLWRTHLDNRQHMDGSPPTLSLFHAHRPSHVDQSRSEMQFLLDSYFHQHDEFTNVCLSVLFGLTSDS
- the ELC1 gene encoding elongin C (BUSCO:EOG09265QTV; COG:K; EggNog:ENOG503P56T), with product MPAAWVTLVSDDGYRFVIDRRWAELSGTIKTMLSMDSGGFSEAESGECRLQIRGQVLEKVVEYLQWHARNTDRTEFNIKDFERKIPPELALELLMAADFLEV